One window from the genome of Eleginops maclovinus isolate JMC-PN-2008 ecotype Puerto Natales chromosome 15, JC_Emac_rtc_rv5, whole genome shotgun sequence encodes:
- the smpdl3a gene encoding acid sphingomyelinase-like phosphodiesterase 3a isoform X1: protein MGLLSRVVLLLLCGAAPLEAAPARSSYLAGTGRFWHITDLHLDPTYHLAPDPTKVCFSSKGVPATNPGMFGDFLCDSPYSLIQSAFDHMAPLTKPDDFIIWTGDSPPHVPADQLSTDLVIQVIRNMTETITQHFPNLTVYPALGNHDYWPQDQMPTSPNAIYKAAAELWKPWLQTDALLTLSQGGFYSQLVKPGLRVVSLNTILYYGPDKVTENMTDPAGQFEWLEKTLQKAGQSLEKVYIIAHVPVGYLPYARNTTAVRERHNERLVSVFRKYSDVIAGHFYGHTHRDSIMVLLDQQGMPVNSLFVSPAITPIKSLLQPYSNNPAFRMYLYNTEDYSMQDIWQYYLNLTEANAQQSAAWRREYILTEAFGLADLRPLSLLQLGLSLRLPQSKAFDVYFSHFRVGYDSSLACDGECKLSQVCAMLFLDQLSYSRCGGW from the exons ATGGGACTACTTTCTCGTgtcgtgctgctgctgctttgtggAGCGGCTCCTCTGGAAGCGGCGCCCGCCAGAAGCAGCTACCTGGCGGGCACAG GCAGGTTCTGGCACATCACTGACCTCCACCTGGACCCCACCTACCACCTGGCCCCGGACCCCACCAAGGTGTGCTTCTCCTCTAAAGGAGTCCCGGCCACCAACCCCGGCATGTTCGGAGACTTCCTGTGTGACTCGCCCTACAGCCTCATCCAGTCGGCCTTCGATCACATGGCGCCGCTCACAAAGCCAGACGACTTCATCATATGGACCGG aGACAGTCCCCCTCACGTCCCTGCAGACCAGCTCTCCACAGACCTGGTGATCCAGGTGATCAGGAACATGACGGAGACCATCACACAACACTTCCCCAACCTCACCGTCTACCCCGCGCTGGGAAACCACGACTACTGGCCGCAG GACCAGATGCCGACCTCCCCTAACGCCATCTACAAAGCCGCTGCAGAGCTGTGGAAGCCGTGGCTGCAGACTGACGCCCTGCTCACCCTCTCACAGG gCGGGTTTTACTCCCAGCTGGTGAAGCCTGGTCTGCGGGTCGTCAGTCTGAACACCATCCTCTACTACGGTCCGGACAAAGTGACTGAAAACATGACGGACCCTGCAGGACAGTTCGAGTGGCTCGAGAAAACTCTGCAGAAAGCCGGTCAGAGTCTGGAGAAG GTGTACATCATCGCTCACGTGCCGGTGGGTTACCTTCCCTACGCCAGGAACACCACGGCTGTGAGAGAGCGCCACAACGAGCGGCTGGTCTCCGTCTTCAGGAAGTACAGCGACGTCATCGCCGGGCATTTCTACGGACACACACACCGGGACAGCATCATGGTGCTGTTGGACCAACAAG GTATGCCGGTGaattctctgtttgtgtctccgGCCATCACTCCAATCAAAAGTCTTCTGCAGCCGTACTCCAACAACCCGGCTTTCCGCATGTACCTGTACAACACCGAGGACTACTCCATGCAG GACATCTGGCAGTACTATCTGAATCTGACGGAAGCCAACGCGCAACAAAGCGCAGCCTGGAGGCGGGAGTACATCCTGACGGAGGCGTTTGGACTGGCTGACCTGCGGCCGCTCAGCCTGCTGCAGCTGGGCCTGAGCCTCCGGCTGCCGCAGAGCAAGGCCTTCGACGTGTACTTCAGCCACTTCAGGGTGGGCTACGACAGCAGCCTCGCCTGCGATGGGGAGTGTAAGCTCAGCCAGGTGTGTGCCATGCTCTTCCTGGACCAGCTGTCCTACTCCAGATGTGGAGGGTGGTAG
- the smpdl3a gene encoding acid sphingomyelinase-like phosphodiesterase 3a isoform X2: MFGDFLCDSPYSLIQSAFDHMAPLTKPDDFIIWTGDSPPHVPADQLSTDLVIQVIRNMTETITQHFPNLTVYPALGNHDYWPQDQMPTSPNAIYKAAAELWKPWLQTDALLTLSQGGFYSQLVKPGLRVVSLNTILYYGPDKVTENMTDPAGQFEWLEKTLQKAGQSLEKVYIIAHVPVGYLPYARNTTAVRERHNERLVSVFRKYSDVIAGHFYGHTHRDSIMVLLDQQGMPVNSLFVSPAITPIKSLLQPYSNNPAFRMYLYNTEDYSMQDIWQYYLNLTEANAQQSAAWRREYILTEAFGLADLRPLSLLQLGLSLRLPQSKAFDVYFSHFRVGYDSSLACDGECKLSQVCAMLFLDQLSYSRCGGW, from the exons ATGTTCGGAGACTTCCTGTGTGACTCGCCCTACAGCCTCATCCAGTCGGCCTTCGATCACATGGCGCCGCTCACAAAGCCAGACGACTTCATCATATGGACCGG aGACAGTCCCCCTCACGTCCCTGCAGACCAGCTCTCCACAGACCTGGTGATCCAGGTGATCAGGAACATGACGGAGACCATCACACAACACTTCCCCAACCTCACCGTCTACCCCGCGCTGGGAAACCACGACTACTGGCCGCAG GACCAGATGCCGACCTCCCCTAACGCCATCTACAAAGCCGCTGCAGAGCTGTGGAAGCCGTGGCTGCAGACTGACGCCCTGCTCACCCTCTCACAGG gCGGGTTTTACTCCCAGCTGGTGAAGCCTGGTCTGCGGGTCGTCAGTCTGAACACCATCCTCTACTACGGTCCGGACAAAGTGACTGAAAACATGACGGACCCTGCAGGACAGTTCGAGTGGCTCGAGAAAACTCTGCAGAAAGCCGGTCAGAGTCTGGAGAAG GTGTACATCATCGCTCACGTGCCGGTGGGTTACCTTCCCTACGCCAGGAACACCACGGCTGTGAGAGAGCGCCACAACGAGCGGCTGGTCTCCGTCTTCAGGAAGTACAGCGACGTCATCGCCGGGCATTTCTACGGACACACACACCGGGACAGCATCATGGTGCTGTTGGACCAACAAG GTATGCCGGTGaattctctgtttgtgtctccgGCCATCACTCCAATCAAAAGTCTTCTGCAGCCGTACTCCAACAACCCGGCTTTCCGCATGTACCTGTACAACACCGAGGACTACTCCATGCAG GACATCTGGCAGTACTATCTGAATCTGACGGAAGCCAACGCGCAACAAAGCGCAGCCTGGAGGCGGGAGTACATCCTGACGGAGGCGTTTGGACTGGCTGACCTGCGGCCGCTCAGCCTGCTGCAGCTGGGCCTGAGCCTCCGGCTGCCGCAGAGCAAGGCCTTCGACGTGTACTTCAGCCACTTCAGGGTGGGCTACGACAGCAGCCTCGCCTGCGATGGGGAGTGTAAGCTCAGCCAGGTGTGTGCCATGCTCTTCCTGGACCAGCTGTCCTACTCCAGATGTGGAGGGTGGTAG
- the LOC134876452 gene encoding fatty acid-binding protein, brain: MVDAFCATWKLVDSENFDEYMKALGVGFATRQVGNVTKPTVVIAQEGDKVVVRTQSTFKNTEISFKLGEEFDETTADDRNCKSTVTMEGDKLVHVQKWDGKETKFVREIKDGKLVMNLTFEDIHAVRSYEKA, from the exons ATGGTCGACGCCTTCTGTGCCACCTGGAAACTGGTCGACAGTGAGAACTTCGATGAGTACATGAAAGCTCTTG GTGTTGGCTTTGCCACCCGCCAGGTTGGAAATGTGACCAAGCCGACTGTGGTCATCGCCCAGGAGGGAGACAAGGTGGTGGTTCGCACCCAGAGCACCTTCAAAAACACAGAGATCTCCTTCAAGCTGGGAGAGGAGTTCGACGAGACCACCGCCGATGACAGGAACTGCAAG TCCACCGTGACCATGGAGGGAGACAAGCTGGTCCACGTCCAGAAGTGGGACGGCAAGGAGACCAAGTTCGTCAGGGAAATCAAGGACGGAAAGCTGGTCATG aatCTGACCTTCGAAGACATCCACGCGGTGCGCAGCTACGAGAAGGCATAA